In Paractinoplanes brasiliensis, the following proteins share a genomic window:
- a CDS encoding MFS transporter — MATGQHPNSSALAEVIRLRPFRRLWLVFGLSSLGDWLGLLGTSLFASAQMSSPAGQGAAFGAIIAVQLLPSLVLGPVAGLLADRFDRRRTMVVVDVARFLLFASIPTVALLSDSDALVVGWAGIASFAAQAGAMVWNPAKEAAVPNLIPRHRLEIANQLTIITTYGITPVLAALFFAAVARLPSLGSTDAAAFALFFNALTFLASAVVVYFGVPEISGRPSAATAPAETSREALRTGWLYLTGTPLLRGLTIGLLGAFAGAGIVVGGARFYSRSLGGGDATFALLFAGLFIGFGLGVLAGPRLAGQVPRRVVFGLSVQLAGLAVVLLSVTARPAVAFAEVVVVGFGAGLAFLCGITLIGGEVDDAVRGRVFAFVQTAARAMLLLAVAAAGALAGAGSPHRAVLGPWSVSLADSRLLYAVAGLSGIVVGLVALRQMAGEDLVSLGRAGWRALARRPKGHRNQSPDRSAR; from the coding sequence ATGGCCACGGGGCAGCACCCGAACTCCTCCGCGCTGGCGGAAGTCATCCGGCTGCGCCCGTTCCGGCGCCTGTGGCTCGTCTTCGGGTTGTCGTCGCTGGGGGACTGGCTGGGCTTGCTGGGCACCTCGTTGTTCGCCTCGGCTCAGATGAGCTCGCCGGCAGGTCAGGGCGCTGCCTTCGGCGCGATCATCGCCGTCCAGCTGCTGCCGTCGCTCGTGCTCGGGCCGGTCGCCGGCCTGCTGGCCGACCGCTTCGACCGGCGGCGCACGATGGTGGTTGTCGACGTGGCCCGTTTCCTGCTGTTCGCCTCCATCCCCACGGTGGCCCTGCTCTCGGACAGTGACGCCCTGGTCGTCGGATGGGCGGGTATCGCCTCCTTCGCCGCTCAAGCCGGCGCGATGGTGTGGAACCCGGCCAAGGAGGCGGCGGTGCCCAACCTGATCCCACGCCACCGGCTCGAGATCGCGAACCAGTTGACCATCATCACGACGTACGGGATCACTCCTGTGCTGGCGGCCCTGTTCTTCGCGGCGGTCGCGAGGCTCCCGAGTCTCGGCAGCACCGATGCGGCCGCCTTCGCGCTCTTCTTCAACGCTTTGACCTTCCTCGCGTCGGCCGTCGTCGTCTACTTCGGTGTGCCGGAAATCTCCGGAAGGCCCTCCGCCGCCACAGCGCCCGCCGAAACATCCCGTGAAGCGCTGCGGACCGGATGGCTCTACTTGACGGGAACCCCCCTGCTGCGCGGGCTGACCATCGGGTTGCTGGGAGCCTTCGCCGGCGCGGGCATCGTGGTTGGCGGCGCACGCTTCTACAGCCGGTCGCTCGGCGGCGGCGATGCCACCTTCGCGCTGCTGTTCGCCGGATTGTTCATCGGGTTCGGTCTGGGCGTGCTCGCCGGGCCGCGGCTCGCCGGGCAGGTGCCGCGGCGCGTGGTCTTCGGCCTGTCCGTGCAACTGGCCGGCCTGGCGGTCGTCCTGCTGTCCGTCACCGCGCGTCCGGCGGTGGCGTTCGCCGAAGTCGTGGTCGTCGGGTTCGGCGCCGGGCTGGCCTTCCTCTGCGGGATCACCCTCATCGGTGGTGAGGTCGACGACGCCGTACGGGGAAGGGTCTTCGCGTTCGTCCAGACCGCCGCCAGGGCCATGTTGCTGCTCGCCGTGGCCGCGGCCGGCGCCCTGGCCGGAGCCGGATCACCGCATCGGGCAGTCCTGGGCCCGTGGTCGGTCTCGCTGGCCGACAGCCGCCTGCTGTACGCGGTCGCCGGTCTCAGCGGCATCGTGGTCGGGCTGGTCGCGCTGCGGCAGATGGCCGGTGAGGACCTCGTGTCGCTGGGCCGTGCGGGGTGGCGTGCGCTCGCCCGGAGGCCGAAGGGCCACCGCAACCAATCGCCTGACAGGAGTGCGAGATGA
- a CDS encoding universal stress protein: MTHNDSDIRDVDIVVGVDGSPACLAALRWALAQARATGKRLHAVCVWELPPSYGWTPVPPSENIAVAAGKMLSESVRQALGPGSFDVDVLESVVCGHPAQVLIDASAHAALLVVGSRGHGGFAGALLGSVSQHCVQHAHCPVVVVRSDR, from the coding sequence ATGACACACAACGATTCCGATATCCGAGACGTCGACATCGTGGTGGGTGTCGACGGATCGCCGGCCTGCCTGGCCGCTTTGCGGTGGGCGCTGGCACAGGCCCGTGCAACGGGAAAGCGGCTGCACGCCGTGTGCGTCTGGGAACTGCCCCCCTCCTACGGCTGGACCCCGGTTCCCCCGTCGGAGAACATCGCCGTGGCGGCGGGCAAGATGCTCAGCGAATCGGTGCGTCAGGCGCTGGGCCCCGGATCCTTCGACGTGGACGTGCTCGAGAGCGTGGTGTGCGGGCATCCCGCCCAAGTGCTGATCGACGCGTCGGCTCACGCCGCCCTTCTGGTGGTCGGGTCACGCGGGCATGGTGGCTTCGCCGGGGCGCTGCTGGGTTCGGTCAGCCAGCACTGCGTGCAGCATGCGCACTGCCCCGTGGTCGTCGTGCGAAGTGATCGCTGA
- a CDS encoding GyrI-like domain-containing protein produces the protein MANLDLADPLRETALRDAEVVTCSRARIAGFQAVVRVPELRHWTQNVLPDAAAALRRRGARPVGPPIVVLRPRSDGAIEVTAGYQIDSASPADGLGCEMLPAGPAARAVHAGPHESLLSAYDRVLERLTVRLRGTVPVMWEEYLVGPELTDSPAAWRTAVICPLNDVAA, from the coding sequence ATGGCGAACCTCGACCTGGCCGATCCGCTCCGCGAGACTGCGCTGCGCGACGCGGAGGTTGTCACCTGCTCGCGCGCGCGGATAGCCGGTTTCCAAGCGGTGGTACGCGTCCCCGAGCTGCGGCACTGGACCCAGAACGTGTTGCCGGACGCGGCCGCGGCCCTTCGCCGCCGCGGCGCACGGCCAGTCGGACCACCGATCGTGGTCCTGCGTCCGCGTTCTGACGGAGCCATCGAGGTCACGGCGGGCTATCAGATCGATTCCGCGTCCCCCGCCGATGGGCTGGGCTGCGAGATGCTGCCGGCCGGACCCGCCGCGCGCGCTGTTCACGCCGGTCCCCACGAGTCGTTGCTGTCGGCCTACGACAGGGTGCTGGAACGGCTGACCGTGCGTCTGCGGGGAACAGTTCCGGTCATGTGGGAGGAATATCTGGTCGGGCCCGAGCTGACGGACTCGCCGGCCGCATGGCGTACGGCGGTGATCTGCCCGCTGAACGACGTGGCGGCATGA
- a CDS encoding pyridoxamine 5'-phosphate oxidase family protein: MSTSIRDTGRAVALTTEDVWSAVRRASFAVLSHVTPAGAPRSSGVVYAVEDRRLFVAVGKDSWKARHMAVDGLVAVTVPIRRGGPLSLIFPIPPATVSFPGVAVVHPGDHLAGMPNLSRLVPPQRRADCSILEIRPTGHFVTYGLGVPLRVMRDPVRARGRVATG, translated from the coding sequence ATGTCGACCTCGATCCGAGACACCGGACGCGCCGTCGCGCTGACCACCGAGGATGTGTGGTCCGCTGTGCGACGGGCATCGTTCGCGGTGCTCAGCCATGTCACGCCCGCTGGGGCGCCACGGTCCAGCGGTGTGGTCTACGCCGTCGAGGACCGGCGGTTGTTCGTGGCTGTGGGCAAAGACAGCTGGAAGGCGCGGCACATGGCCGTCGACGGTCTCGTCGCGGTGACCGTCCCGATCCGGCGGGGTGGCCCGCTGTCTCTCATCTTCCCCATCCCGCCCGCGACGGTGAGCTTTCCCGGGGTCGCGGTGGTGCATCCCGGCGATCATTTGGCGGGCATGCCGAACCTGTCACGGCTGGTGCCGCCGCAACGGCGAGCCGATTGCTCGATTCTCGAGATCCGGCCCACCGGCCACTTCGTCACGTACGGGTTGGGGGTGCCTCTGCGGGTCATGCGCGACCCGGTTCGCGCCCGTGGCCGTGTCGCGACAGGCTGA
- a CDS encoding DUF1876 domain-containing protein: MVHTRNWTIEVSITENEDERRTRAVAVLRTGVRSPLRGEGEARRRPADVEVPEIGDELATARALADLAYQLLDVTAGDIEQFTHRPAHLSS; this comes from the coding sequence ATGGTGCACACCCGGAACTGGACGATCGAGGTGAGCATCACCGAGAACGAGGATGAGCGCCGGACCCGTGCCGTGGCCGTGTTGCGTACCGGTGTGCGGTCGCCGTTGCGTGGTGAGGGTGAGGCGCGTCGGCGTCCGGCCGACGTGGAGGTTCCGGAGATCGGCGACGAGCTGGCCACCGCTCGTGCTCTGGCTGATTTGGCCTACCAGTTGCTCGACGTGACCGCGGGTGACATCGAGCAGTTCACGCACCGTCCGGCCCACCTGTCGTCCTGA